Proteins encoded together in one Lathyrus oleraceus cultivar Zhongwan6 chromosome 5, CAAS_Psat_ZW6_1.0, whole genome shotgun sequence window:
- the LOC127080282 gene encoding uncharacterized protein LOC127080282, with product MESSKRNIYSFKFKDPDLRSLRDLVSQMHPVYKINFGNNYGNLLSILNQRVNHTALVTLAQFYDLPLRCLTFQDFQLAPTLEEFERLVRIPMKNKPLFEGIDESLPLEIIASTLHMDEREVEANLETKGNTKGFSLSFLLERAHTLLKAESWDACYSAIALAIYGIVLFPNMDGFIDMAAICVFLTGNPIPTLLADVYYYMSHRYTKKKGMIACCAPLLYQWFLEHLPKTGVWAEQTNVSGPQRLGSLRSEDLSWYSKEYINMDIIFSCGDFPNLPLIGTQGCVNANPVLSLRQLGYPMEGPPEAGSLEAFLLLDFGVENPSSFQRIKEAWKNVNRNGRADLGRANGITKEPYFHWVKERVEMIKMPFVTRTPVPLPEPKLTHIPIEEVDELKTTMAKLERENEELKLRLQQVINEKNTIKWELERKDVQLQAHVEKFNKEEHKRKKIKVGLEQADIV from the coding sequence atggaatcaagcaaaagaaacatttacTCTTTCAAGTTTAAAGATCCCGATCTAAGAAGCTTACGTGACTTAGTCTCTCAGATGCACCCGGTATACAAAATCAACTTTGGGAATAATTATGGCAATCTGCTCAGCATCCTCAACCAACGAGTGAACCATACAGCTTTAGTCACTTTGGCCCAATTCTATGACCTACCTTTAAGATGTTTAACATTCCAAGATTTCCAGCTAGCGCCAACGTTGGAAGAATTCGAGCGTCTTGTTAGGATTCCTATGAAGAACAAGCCATTGTTTGAAGGGATAGATGAATCTTTGCCCCTTGAGATCATTGCTAGCACGCTTCACATGGACGAAAGGGAAGTAGAGGCTAACCTAGAGACCAaagggaataccaaaggattttcGCTAAGCTTTCTCTTGGAAAGAGCTCATACCCTACTCAAAGCAGAAAGTTGGGACGCTTGTTACTCTGCTATTGCGTTGGCCATCTATGGCATCGTCCTGTTCCCAAACATGGATGGTTTCATAGACATGGCTGCTATTTGCGTTTTCCTTACTGGAAACCCAATACCCACATTGTTAGCTGATGTTTACTATTACATGAGCCATAGGTACACCAAGAAGAAAGGAAtgattgcttgttgtgctcctttaCTATATCAGTGGTTTCTTGAGCATCTTCCGAAGACAGGTGTTTGGGCAGAACAGACAAATGTTAGTGGGCCTCAGAGATTGGGATCACTCCGATCCGAAGATCTTTCTTGGTATTCCAAAGAATACATTAACATGGACATCATATTCAGCTGTGGAGACTTCCCTAATCTACCACTAattggaactcaaggatgtgtGAATGCTAACCCGGTTCTATCACTAAGACAACTTGGGTACCCAATGGAAGGCCCTCCAGAGGCAGGGTCTTTAGAAGCTTTCTTGTTGCTTGACTTTGGGGTTGAGAATCCTAGCTCGTTCCAACGAATCAAAGAGGCTTGGAAGAATGTCAATCGAAATGGCAGAGCTGATTTGGGGAGAGCTaatgggattacaaaagaaccatattttcatTGGGTAAAGGAAAGGGTGGAGATGATCAAAATGCCATTCGTCACTCGGACACCTGTACCACTTCctgaacctaagctcacccatATCCCTATTGAAGAAGTGGATGAACTCAAGACCACCATGGCAAAATTAGAAAGAGAGAATGAAGAGTTGAAGTTAAGACTCCAACAGGTCATCAATGAGAAAAACACCATAAAGTGGGAGCTTGAGAGAAAGGATGTACAACTTCAAGCACATGTGGAAAAGTTCAACAAAGAGGAGCATAAGAGGAAAAAGATCAAAGTGGGACTAGAACAAGCTGACATTGTCTAG